The genomic stretch aaaaaagaatgccaaatcAGTTCATAAtctccacagcttcaagcaccacattgcaatatccatgacgcccttcatATATATCTTGCcaggcaaacggacagttctttcaTGAccagttgatgtctacgcacgattctatttttgtagacagtgttgggcctccaagtgcagaggtttgtataacagcaacaagtttcccttaagtggatcacccaaggtttatcgaactcagagaggtagaggtcaaagatatccctctcaagcaaccctgcaattatgatacaaaaagtctcttgtgtcccgagcacacccaatacacttgtcaggtatataggtgcactagttcggcgaagagatagtgaaatacaagtaatatggatgattgtaagtgcaATCTGAAttaaaaatagcagcaagcaaatatgtagcagaactggttgtaaacggtgtttcaatgcttggaaacaaggtacatggatcatactttcactagtggacactctcaacaatgatatcataattgaatacatagatattatcacttcagtatgctactctgaaccactctccggtttgataataaacacaaattcactgcgtagggctgcataagcattccttaaagttcgcattaccAATCTATGGATGCCCCCACACTATCACCTTGAGCATACAAacatggtactaactagacaccacaattcataagtatttctgtaagttaagcttaagaaacaaacacggtgtgcacactgtcacattcacaccgttggacaaggtgtccccggagatcacataataaaactagttgagtagcacaatagttgaagaataacatctacttattcaactagattacaaagctcatgatcacataaagatcatacatggagagatagatagaccacatagctaccggtaaagccctcagcctcaggggagaactactcactcctcatcatgggagtcagcaacggcgatggagatggcggtggagtcgatggagatggctccgggggcaattccccatcccggaagGGTGCGATattatcttcggcggcggcggagctacagaacttttcgtgaacggaggcttattgatttagggttttcgcgtcggggggattcttataggcggaaggccgAGGTTGGTGGCCGCCAGGGGGCCCCAGaccaaccctaggcgcggccagggcctgggccgcgcctaggcctggtctggccgccctgtggcgcctcttcgtcccctctCTAGACTTTGTctttgttacggaaaaataagatctccggcttttgtttcgtccaattccgagaatatttcctgcacaacttttctgaaatacaaaacagcaaaaaacagggaactgtcactgtggtatcttgtcaataggttagtgcaggaaaatgtaaaaaagtgcaacgaagtgtaagcaaaacatatataaattggtgtaaaacaaacatggagcataaaaattatagatacgcttgcAACGTATCACCAGTGcatacaatcgatgcttccaagcatttcatgaaatcctctggcagcattttatgccatgatccttgcagtctcttctttagttggccctctcaagtagtatttgccaaactttcacaCTACAGCTCGACAAAACttatacatgcactcaatggcagtagactcacttatacgaaggtagtcgtcatgtgtatcagcaggtgctccgtatgcaagcattctcatggcggcggtgcacttttgaatcgacgagaacccgacaacgcctacaacgtcgtgcttgagcttgaagtaggggtcgaactctcgaacaccatggaggatattcatgaataaacccttgctcatcctataccgacgcaaaaaattgtcggcatgtgttatcTCATTTGCGAAgtagttgtgcagcatggtatgcctctCCATCCTctaccggggcttcgacttctttttcCCCGGCTTTGATCCTCCACGTCGCAGCCTCTTCCGCTTCTCCGTCTCGACATCAATCATGTTCTGAATGGACGCGATGATCAACAAATGATTCCCTGTGTAGCGGGAACGGGCTCAGGGCGCCAGACACCATATTGGATCGCGCCAAATAAAAAGAAGCTTTGGgacacgcggctggagatgctcttagcgcaCACGCTTTAGGGAGCGTCAGTGGAGATACTCCAACGCATCTACTCAGGAGAGGCATATCTTCTCAGCAGCGCTGACCAACAACTGCATCAGGACAGTGCAATACCACCGCATGATGTTGCAACTTATGTAACGCCACTTGAGCATAGCAAAATGCATACAAAGACATTCAAATTCAGGTATGAGGTAACCAAATCGAATAAGGCAGCAGAAATACAGCGAGAACTTATAACATGATGTTTTTTTCTCCCAGGTATTGTCAAAAGGAAGCTCTAACCTAGGGAATAATAACAGCAACTTCAGTTTACCATATTATTTAGGAAGTAGGGGCAGACGCAGCAGCTAGCAAGATAACAGAATTTAACATCATGTAACTACAATCTGCAGCGAAGTTGGCAATTCACAGTTCCGCAGAGAAAAAGGAGCTCACAAAAAACAGATAGATGTTTTGAGAAGACATCGATTCAGAATTATTTCAAAACGTTTGAAGCGTCTTGAGCTGACAGCTGAAATCATATCAGGAATCACATGTGGATGGCCTTGTCATAGGTCTGCATGCACGCCTCCTTCAGGGCCTCGCTCACTGTTGGGTGCGCATGGCATGTACGGGCGATGTCCTCGCTGGAAGCTCCATACTGAAGCGCAAGCACAGCCTCATGGATGATCTCTCCTGCACCAGGGGACATAATGTGTACACCGAGGATTCTGTCAGTTTCCTTCTCAGATATAACCTTCACCATCCCTTCAGCATCATCGATTGCCTTCGCCCGACTGTTTGCCAACAGGGGGAACTTCCCAACCTGGTAGGCTACTCCAGATGCCTTGACCTGTTCCTCCGTCTTGCCAACAGAGGCCACCTCTGGGTGTGTATACACCACGCCAGGTACAGTGTCATAATCAACATGGCCCTCCTTCCCAGCAATGAACTCAACACATGCAACACCATCCTCTTCAGCTTTATGTGCAAGCATTGGTCCAGGTATCGCATCCCCAATCGCGTACACGCCCTTAACATTTGTCATGAAGCGCTTGTCGACAAGGACCCTTCCACCCTTATCGGTCTCAACACCAATGGCGTCCAACCCAATACCAGCAGTGTATGGGACTCTGCCAGCAGATACAAGGACAATGTCAGCTTCAATGACAGTCTGCTCTCCACCAGCTGCAGGCTCCACAGTTAACTTGACACCACTTCCAGAACTATCAACCCCAACTACCTTCGTCTTGAGCATGAACTTAAACTTTTGCTTCTCCAGCATACGCTGAAATTGCTTCCTTATCTCTCCATCCATTGATGGGACAATATCAGGGGCGAATTCAACGACAGTGACCTCAGACCCTAGTCTGTTCCAGACAGAACCCATCTCCAGACCGATGTATCCAGCTCCAATAACCACCAACTTCTTTGGTATTTCTGTAAGTGCAAGAGCCCCAGTAGATGACACTATCTTTTTCTCATCTATTGTAACTCCAGGGAGTGATTTCACATCTGAGCCAGTGGCAACAATTATGTTCTTCCCTTTGACGATAGTGCTACCACCATCGACCAAATCCACAGATACCTCTGATGGGGAGACAAGCTTCCCGAACCCTTTAACATATTCaaccttgttcttcttgaaaAGGCCTTCAATGCCTTTTGTAAGCCCAGCAACAGCCTTGTCTTTCTGAGACAT from Lolium rigidum isolate FL_2022 chromosome 4, APGP_CSIRO_Lrig_0.1, whole genome shotgun sequence encodes the following:
- the LOC124706791 gene encoding leghemoglobin reductase-like; its protein translation is MAMASLARRRAAEAVLLRRPHAAAWASACRGYAASGEESDVVVIGGGPGGYVAAIKAAQLGLKTTCIEKRGALGGTCLNVGCIPSKALLHSSHMYHEAKSSFAHHGVKFSNLEVDLPAMMSQKDKAVAGLTKGIEGLFKKNKVEYVKGFGKLVSPSEVSVDLVDGGSTIVKGKNIIVATGSDVKSLPGVTIDEKKIVSSTGALALTEIPKKLVVIGAGYIGLEMGSVWNRLGSEVTVVEFAPDIVPSMDGEIRKQFQRMLEKQKFKFMLKTKVVGVDSSGSGVKLTVEPAAGGEQTVIEADIVLVSAGRVPYTAGIGLDAIGVETDKGGRVLVDKRFMTNVKGVYAIGDAIPGPMLAHKAEEDGVACVEFIAGKEGHVDYDTVPGVVYTHPEVASVGKTEEQVKASGVAYQVGKFPLLANSRAKAIDDAEGMVKVISEKETDRILGVHIMSPGAGEIIHEAVLALQYGASSEDIARTCHAHPTVSEALKEACMQTYDKAIHM